The DNA sequence CCCGACCTGGCCGCCGGGGGCAGCCTGCCGATGGTGCACGTGGACGCGTACCGGCTCGGCGCCATGACCGACCCCCGCGCCCAGGTCGACGACCTCGACCTCGACGCCTCCGTCGACGACTCGGTGACCCTGGTGGAATGGGGCGAGGGCATGGTCGAGCAGCTCGCCGACTCGCACCTGGAAGTCCGCATCACCCGGCACCCCGACGACACCCGCGAGGTCGCCCTCATCCCCCACGGCGGCACCTGGCCCACCCGCCTGACCACCCTGACCACCTGACCCGTCCCCGTCCAAGCGGGACGGCGCGAGGGCGCGCGGGCGCGGGGCACGTGCGGCAAGATCGCTTCACTTTCGGGGAAAGTGCTGGAATCTTGGCCGGAATTCGTGCACTTTCCCCGAAAGTGCACGAATCTTGACTCACCTAAAGCGCGGCGTCCTGGGCCCACCCACGGTGCGGCGGCGCGGGTCATCGGTGCCAGCCTCGGGTGGTGAGGGCGTGGGCGACCTCCGCGACGAAGCCGCCGAAGTCGGTGCGCAGGCGCTGGGCGGTGAGGTGCAGGA is a window from the Catellatospora sp. TT07R-123 genome containing:
- the tsaE gene encoding tRNA (adenosine(37)-N6)-threonylcarbamoyltransferase complex ATPase subunit type 1 TsaE, producing MILPTANDTRAFGVRLAEVLQPGDLVVLSGPLGAGKTALAQGVGQGLRVQGTVTSPTFVIARVHRPDLAAGGSLPMVHVDAYRLGAMTDPRAQVDDLDLDASVDDSVTLVEWGEGMVEQLADSHLEVRITRHPDDTREVALIPHGGTWPTRLTTLTT